In Candidatus Bathyarchaeota archaeon, a genomic segment contains:
- a CDS encoding acetate--CoA ligase: MVREDIRPILSPESIAVIGASRRSGAVGNRIVKNILESGFKGPIYPINPKADKIHGLKCYPSVLKVEGDVDLAVVAVPARIVPEVVEEAGIKGVKGLIVISAGFREIGEEGAKLEKEVLTLCRKYGMRMVGPNCLGVINTSVPMNTTFASSQPIPGSIAFLSQSGALCTAVIDWAPKEGLGFSVIVSLGNSADLNVVDFIEALKEDENTRVIACYIEGISEGDRFVKVVGEVSRKKPVVILKAGLTSMGIRAVSSHTGSMAGSAVAYSTVFKRIGVVQVDSVEELFNYARAFASQPIPEGRGLAILTNAGGPGILATDSCEKSGLRLAWLSQETIEKLRSILPEQASIINPVDVLGDASAERYKQALQILLDDSGVNSVIVILTPQAVTQPVETAKVISEVYRSNPKKPILAVFMGGETVAEAVEILRDNGIPVYEFPEEAVKTVEGMVRYAEYLREPLEQEIPEFERDLDTVRRIIERARLEGRTVLLGPEARLVMKAYGLKVPESGFAQNIRQALAIANEIGYPVALKVVSPHILHKTDIGGVVLNINSDYELEEAYDSIMRNVTALMPQAHIYGVEVQEMAPRGKEVIVGMHRDMQFGPLIMFGLGGIYVNLIKDVSFRLAPISRKEAYDMVTETKAYTLLKGFRGEPPSDIDSIVDTLVRVSRLALDFKEIADLDINPLIVYEKGKNSLALDVKITLSFL, encoded by the coding sequence ATGGTCAGGGAGGATATTAGACCGATCTTGTCTCCAGAGTCCATAGCGGTCATAGGGGCTTCAAGGAGAAGCGGCGCAGTCGGAAACCGTATAGTTAAGAATATTCTTGAAAGCGGATTTAAGGGTCCGATATACCCGATCAACCCCAAAGCCGATAAGATTCATGGTTTAAAGTGTTATCCTAGTGTCCTCAAAGTCGAGGGAGATGTGGATCTGGCTGTCGTAGCGGTCCCGGCTAGGATCGTTCCAGAGGTCGTAGAAGAGGCGGGGATTAAGGGTGTCAAGGGTCTTATCGTTATATCTGCGGGTTTCAGGGAGATAGGTGAAGAAGGGGCTAAACTCGAGAAGGAGGTTTTGACCCTCTGTAGAAAGTACGGTATGAGAATGGTCGGTCCAAACTGCCTCGGCGTGATAAATACATCGGTCCCCATGAACACTACGTTCGCATCGTCCCAACCGATACCTGGCAGTATAGCGTTCCTATCCCAGAGCGGAGCCCTATGTACAGCGGTCATAGACTGGGCTCCTAAAGAGGGATTAGGGTTCAGCGTTATAGTCAGCCTAGGCAACAGCGCGGACCTAAACGTCGTGGACTTCATAGAGGCCTTGAAAGAAGACGAGAACACTAGGGTTATAGCATGCTATATCGAGGGCATATCTGAGGGCGATAGGTTCGTGAAAGTCGTCGGGGAGGTTTCTCGAAAGAAGCCTGTAGTAATTTTGAAGGCCGGGCTGACGAGCATGGGTATAAGAGCGGTCTCTTCGCATACGGGTTCCATGGCTGGTAGTGCGGTAGCTTATTCGACCGTGTTCAAGAGAATAGGGGTTGTTCAGGTGGATTCTGTCGAAGAGCTCTTCAACTACGCCAGGGCGTTCGCATCTCAGCCTATACCCGAAGGCAGAGGGTTAGCTATCCTGACTAACGCCGGGGGACCAGGTATCTTAGCTACCGATAGCTGTGAAAAGTCTGGTCTTAGATTGGCTTGGCTATCCCAAGAGACCATAGAGAAGCTTAGGTCGATACTTCCCGAGCAGGCGTCTATCATCAACCCCGTCGACGTGTTAGGAGATGCGTCGGCCGAACGGTATAAGCAAGCCCTACAGATACTCTTAGACGACTCTGGGGTGAACTCTGTCATAGTCATACTTACGCCTCAAGCAGTGACCCAACCCGTCGAGACGGCTAAGGTCATATCGGAAGTTTACAGGTCAAACCCTAAGAAGCCCATCCTAGCAGTTTTCATGGGTGGCGAGACGGTGGCTGAAGCGGTCGAGATACTCAGGGATAACGGTATACCCGTATATGAGTTTCCAGAGGAGGCTGTTAAAACGGTGGAGGGGATGGTCAGGTATGCCGAATATCTGAGGGAGCCTTTAGAACAAGAAATCCCCGAGTTTGAGAGGGACTTAGATACCGTACGTAGGATAATCGAGCGAGCGAGGCTTGAAGGTAGAACAGTTCTACTAGGACCTGAGGCGAGGCTTGTTATGAAAGCTTATGGTTTGAAAGTCCCAGAGTCTGGGTTTGCCCAGAATATACGCCAAGCTTTAGCGATAGCTAATGAGATAGGGTATCCCGTCGCATTGAAGGTCGTCTCACCACACATACTGCATAAAACCGACATCGGTGGAGTCGTCTTGAATATAAACTCTGATTACGAGCTTGAAGAGGCCTATGATTCTATAATGCGTAACGTCACTGCGTTGATGCCTCAGGCACATATATACGGAGTAGAGGTCCAGGAGATGGCTCCGAGGGGTAAAGAGGTGATCGTCGGTATGCACAGAGACATGCAGTTTGGCCCGCTTATCATGTTCGGTCTCGGGGGCATCTACGTTAACTTGATAAAGGATGTGAGCTTTAGGTTGGCTCCGATAAGCCGTAAAGAGGCCTACGATATGGTTACCGAGACGAAGGCCTATACACTTCTTAAAGGCTTCAGAGGGGAGCCTCCCTCGGATATAGACTCTATCGTAGACACGCTCGTCAGGGTTTCTAGATTGGCCCTAGACTTTAAGGAGATAGCTGATTTAGACATAAACCCGCTGATAGTTTATGAGAAAGGGAAAAACTCTTTAGCCTTAGATGTCAAGATAACTTTATCGTTCCTCTAG
- a CDS encoding Lrp/AsnC family transcriptional regulator: MIKLDDIDRRIIEILKGNSRVKYTVLARKVGLTEGAVRRRVDKLLKNRVIKRFTIELGYLQPTLKALVLVSTKTTHPSSTVSELIKNLEGVQVVYEVSGQYDVVAVIEGRDVSYLNNCIDEIRKIEGVESTNTLIVLRETI; encoded by the coding sequence ATGATTAAGCTCGACGATATCGATAGACGTATAATAGAGATTTTGAAGGGCAATTCGAGGGTTAAGTATACGGTTCTCGCACGTAAGGTCGGCTTAACGGAAGGTGCGGTTCGAAGGAGGGTCGATAAGCTCCTAAAAAACAGGGTTATAAAAAGATTCACTATAGAACTCGGATACCTGCAGCCGACCCTAAAGGCGTTGGTGCTCGTGTCGACTAAGACAACCCATCCCTCCTCGACGGTTTCTGAACTTATCAAAAACCTCGAAGGCGTCCAAGTCGTATATGAAGTTTCAGGACAGTACGATGTAGTGGCAGTCATAGAGGGCCGAGATGTGTCCTATTTAAATAATTGTATAGACGAGATTCGTAAAATTGAAGGAGTAGAATCCACGAATACGCTTATAGTTTTAAGGGAAACGATTTAG
- a CDS encoding S-adenosylmethionine decarboxylase, whose product MFIEGFYTVDVDGALIERLFLNLTKELSMTPITGPIIFSPDVRGHPVHRGLAGYMAWVESGVALYTWSRFNFFTLDIYSCRESQPEKALKVVKEILKPRSMVYKEFRYKNH is encoded by the coding sequence ATGTTTATAGAGGGATTCTACACGGTGGATGTCGACGGGGCGCTCATAGAACGGTTGTTCCTAAACCTTACCAAGGAGTTGTCTATGACTCCTATAACAGGTCCCATAATATTCTCGCCAGATGTCAGGGGACATCCTGTTCACAGAGGCCTAGCGGGATATATGGCTTGGGTCGAGTCTGGTGTGGCCTTATACACGTGGAGCCGCTTCAACTTTTTCACGTTAGACATATACAGCTGTAGGGAATCTCAACCTGAGAAGGCCCTTAAAGTAGTTAAGGAGATTCTAAAACCGAGATCTATGGTTTACAAGGAATTTCGATACAAAAACCATTAA
- a CDS encoding ATP-grasp domain-containing protein, with translation MSSAALLYDRLTIDEAELLVTASRRGLEFKRIFTKNPSSLVTEDVEDVKVVVNRCESKHRALEAAKRVEELGRVVINSYRVESLCSDKIKTIRVLEGKGVKVPKSLFKSFPKDDSSIEEWITEVVEEAESELGYPLVFKPTHGSWGRGVLKVGDRETLVEVLGRNSRPTQINPEGVFLQEYVEKPGFDLRILVYKEGSSSGLLCCIARVSRSPEEFRTNTHLGGLPVGVDLNAYPRHRMEILRALDAIMGHEDYGIVALDAMPSIEGRDWSSIYKLAAECISVYDEIRRFVHKNRFRRYVNWKTEMEEMFRKLKELDTYKKLSRFIDELLADCDLKIHEANSRFDYAFNTRNATGVNPADKYVDICFKILEQ, from the coding sequence ATGAGTAGCGCCGCCCTACTCTACGACAGGCTGACTATAGATGAGGCTGAGCTTTTAGTCACCGCAAGCCGAAGGGGGCTTGAGTTTAAGAGGATCTTCACTAAAAACCCCTCCTCGCTCGTGACCGAAGACGTTGAAGACGTCAAGGTCGTGGTTAACAGATGCGAGAGCAAGCATAGGGCCTTAGAAGCCGCCAAAAGAGTGGAGGAGCTGGGACGGGTTGTTATAAACTCTTACCGCGTCGAGTCTCTCTGCTCAGATAAGATAAAAACCATACGTGTTTTAGAGGGAAAGGGCGTTAAAGTTCCTAAGAGCTTGTTCAAAAGTTTCCCGAAGGATGATTCCAGCATAGAGGAGTGGATTACGGAAGTAGTCGAAGAGGCTGAGTCTGAGCTCGGATATCCTCTAGTCTTCAAACCTACTCATGGAAGCTGGGGTAGGGGGGTTCTCAAAGTCGGCGATAGAGAAACCTTGGTTGAAGTTCTCGGTAGAAACTCTAGACCTACTCAGATAAACCCCGAGGGGGTTTTCCTTCAAGAATACGTCGAGAAGCCTGGTTTCGACCTTAGGATTCTAGTCTACAAAGAAGGCTCCAGCTCGGGTCTACTCTGCTGTATAGCTAGGGTCTCTAGAAGCCCTGAAGAATTCAGGACGAATACGCACCTCGGAGGACTACCCGTCGGCGTGGACCTGAACGCTTATCCCAGGCATCGGATGGAGATTTTAAGGGCCTTAGACGCTATAATGGGTCATGAAGACTATGGAATAGTGGCTTTAGATGCTATGCCCAGCATAGAGGGGAGGGATTGGAGTAGCATATATAAGCTCGCGGCGGAATGCATATCGGTATACGACGAAATCAGAAGGTTTGTACACAAGAACAGGTTTAGAAGATACGTAAACTGGAAAACCGAGATGGAAGAGATGTTCCGGAAGCTTAAGGAGCTAGATACTTATAAAAAGCTTAGCCGATTCATAGATGAGCTTCTCGCGGACTGCGACCTTAAGATACATGAGGCTAATTCTAGGTTCGACTACGCCTTTAATACTAGGAACGCTACTGGAGTAAACCCTGCAGATAAATACGTCGATATATGTTTTAAGATCCTAGAACAGTAA
- the trxA gene encoding thioredoxin, with product MSDEELERIKEKKLKELLKKVLREKEGKPSKPKVLKVNDSNFNSVVKEHSRLVIDFWAPWCAPCRMIEPIFHELAEAYAGKVAFGRLNVDENPATAAKFGVMSIPTLIMFKDGIEVDRIVGALPRRFIEYKIRKAFQL from the coding sequence ATGTCTGACGAGGAGCTTGAGAGAATTAAGGAGAAGAAGCTGAAGGAGCTTCTTAAAAAGGTGTTGAGGGAGAAGGAGGGCAAACCATCGAAACCTAAGGTTTTAAAGGTTAACGACAGCAACTTCAACTCGGTAGTTAAAGAGCATAGTCGGCTTGTCATAGATTTTTGGGCTCCATGGTGTGCTCCATGTAGGATGATAGAGCCCATCTTCCATGAGCTTGCAGAAGCTTATGCCGGTAAAGTAGCTTTTGGTAGACTTAACGTAGACGAGAACCCTGCAACAGCCGCTAAGTTCGGGGTGATGAGTATACCGACTCTCATAATGTTTAAAGATGGTATAGAGGTAGACAGGATCGTAGGAGCCTTACCTAGGAGGTTCATAGAGTACAAGATCAGGAAGGCCTTCCAGCTTTAA
- a CDS encoding alanine--tRNA ligase yields the protein MFEVEVFRQEGFIRKTCKRCGRKFWTLNPDQELCGDQPCVEYGFIGNPPKANSFDKRSLREAFLSFFEKNGHGRVRRYPVVARWREDVYLVGASIYDFQPWVTSGVVPPPANPLTISQPSIRFTDLENVGRTGRHLTGFEMMAHHAFNIGGKRVYWNDETVDYCFRFYRDVVGLNPEELTFIEDFWSGGGNAGEDFEVVVRGGEVATLVFMHYKVGEDDSLRPMENMIVDTGYGLERNLWILCGKPNIYETVYGGLIEKLRAEAGVEKVDERILLEVSKVAGMMDVKEEKALEEVKSRVASKVGLTLEDVEKLLRPYELIYRIADHSYTLAWMLGDGVVPSNTGAGYLARLLIRRCLRAMDELGLNVDLGWIVDYQLKELAPEFPELLEAEDNIVEMLELEAKRYRESLDRALKIAMRIVKGGKKTLTVNDLIMLYDSHGLPPELLRDRLSPLGVKVSVPRNFYELVAKIHEKPERRRTEEEYVLRKAMEGLPKTRRVYLEDGKVRRFKAKVLRVLEDWVVLDGTAFYPTSGGQLHDTGLLRCSRGVGRVVDVRDVDGVIVHKVKGAKPSVGEQVDCEIDWDRRMALTRHHTATHILMGAARRVLGPHVWQTGAEKTVEKARLDITHYKSITREELEQIELLANRVVVENRSVKTFMIPRDEAERKYGFRLYQGGVYPGRVIRVVEIEGWDAEACGGTHCERTGEVGLIKIIGVDRIQDGVERLEYVAGEQALRYLQTRLRVLEETSNLLRSPADKLKESVTKLLEELKAERRKTESLRKQLIEARLSSVVENVLEVDGVKLVVQRRTGEEADTVIAEANTLVNRFPETVAVYFLVKGEKARLVVMVGDKAKEAGLNAGIIARRLATICRGKAGGSVRLGQGGGLDASRIPSEKEVLEEVLKIKAGRPS from the coding sequence CTGTTCGAGGTCGAGGTCTTCAGGCAAGAAGGGTTCATTAGAAAGACCTGTAAGCGATGCGGTAGAAAATTCTGGACCCTAAACCCAGACCAAGAACTCTGCGGGGACCAGCCTTGTGTGGAGTACGGTTTCATAGGAAACCCGCCTAAGGCAAATAGCTTCGATAAGAGAAGCCTAAGAGAGGCATTCCTTAGCTTCTTCGAGAAGAATGGGCACGGTAGAGTCAGGAGATACCCCGTCGTGGCCAGATGGAGGGAGGACGTATACCTAGTAGGCGCTTCCATATACGACTTCCAGCCGTGGGTTACCAGCGGCGTGGTCCCCCCACCTGCGAACCCCCTCACGATCTCACAGCCCTCGATAAGGTTCACGGACCTCGAAAACGTAGGCCGAACAGGACGTCATCTCACAGGGTTCGAGATGATGGCTCACCACGCGTTTAACATAGGGGGAAAACGAGTATACTGGAACGATGAGACGGTCGACTACTGCTTCAGGTTTTACAGAGACGTCGTAGGCTTGAACCCAGAGGAGCTGACTTTTATAGAGGATTTCTGGTCTGGAGGCGGTAACGCGGGGGAGGACTTTGAGGTCGTAGTTAGAGGAGGCGAGGTCGCTACGCTAGTGTTCATGCACTATAAAGTAGGTGAAGACGATTCGCTGAGACCTATGGAGAACATGATAGTCGATACCGGTTATGGACTTGAGAGAAACCTATGGATACTCTGCGGGAAACCCAACATATACGAAACCGTATATGGGGGACTCATAGAAAAGCTTAGAGCCGAAGCTGGTGTAGAGAAGGTCGATGAGCGGATTCTATTAGAGGTATCGAAGGTCGCCGGGATGATGGATGTTAAAGAAGAGAAAGCTCTGGAAGAAGTTAAGTCGAGAGTTGCCTCCAAGGTGGGTTTAACGCTTGAAGATGTCGAAAAACTCCTTAGGCCATACGAGTTGATCTATAGGATAGCGGATCACAGCTATACGCTTGCTTGGATGCTCGGAGACGGGGTCGTACCGTCTAACACGGGTGCAGGCTACTTAGCTAGACTTCTCATAAGAAGATGTCTAAGAGCCATGGATGAGTTGGGTTTAAATGTCGACTTAGGTTGGATAGTGGATTATCAGCTTAAAGAGTTAGCTCCAGAGTTTCCTGAGCTTTTAGAGGCTGAGGATAACATCGTCGAGATGCTCGAGCTTGAGGCTAAACGATACCGTGAAAGTCTCGATAGGGCTTTGAAGATCGCTATGAGAATCGTGAAGGGCGGTAAGAAGACTCTAACGGTGAACGACCTCATAATGCTCTACGATTCTCATGGACTTCCACCGGAGCTTCTTAGAGATAGGTTATCCCCTCTGGGAGTGAAAGTGAGTGTGCCACGGAACTTCTACGAGCTTGTAGCTAAGATTCATGAAAAGCCTGAGCGGAGGAGGACTGAAGAAGAATACGTACTTAGAAAGGCTATGGAGGGGTTGCCGAAAACCAGGCGGGTATACCTCGAAGACGGGAAGGTTAGGAGGTTTAAAGCTAAGGTTTTGAGAGTTTTAGAAGACTGGGTTGTGCTAGATGGAACGGCTTTTTATCCGACCAGCGGAGGTCAGCTACATGACACAGGTCTCTTGAGATGTAGCCGAGGAGTCGGGAGGGTCGTGGACGTGAGGGACGTGGATGGGGTTATAGTTCACAAGGTTAAGGGAGCGAAGCCTAGCGTCGGTGAGCAGGTCGATTGTGAGATAGACTGGGATAGAAGAATGGCTTTGACCAGACACCATACGGCGACCCACATATTGATGGGTGCGGCTAGAAGGGTTTTAGGCCCTCACGTCTGGCAAACCGGTGCAGAAAAGACCGTCGAAAAAGCCAGACTCGATATAACCCATTATAAAAGCATCACTCGCGAGGAGCTGGAGCAGATAGAGCTACTAGCCAACAGGGTGGTGGTCGAAAATAGGTCTGTGAAAACCTTTATGATTCCGAGGGATGAGGCTGAGAGGAAGTATGGGTTTAGACTCTACCAGGGAGGGGTTTATCCGGGTAGAGTCATACGGGTCGTCGAGATAGAAGGATGGGACGCCGAGGCGTGCGGTGGAACCCACTGCGAGAGGACAGGAGAAGTCGGGTTGATAAAAATCATAGGTGTGGATAGAATTCAGGATGGTGTTGAACGGCTTGAATACGTCGCAGGCGAGCAGGCGCTTAGATACTTACAAACGAGGCTCAGAGTTTTAGAGGAGACCTCGAACCTTCTCAGAAGCCCCGCAGATAAGCTTAAAGAGTCTGTTACGAAACTACTGGAGGAGCTTAAAGCCGAGAGAAGAAAAACCGAAAGTCTGAGAAAGCAGCTCATAGAAGCGAGACTAAGCTCTGTTGTCGAGAATGTCTTAGAGGTCGATGGAGTTAAATTGGTCGTCCAGAGAAGGACCGGCGAAGAAGCAGATACTGTAATAGCTGAAGCGAATACCTTGGTCAACCGGTTCCCCGAGACGGTGGCCGTATATTTCCTGGTCAAAGGTGAAAAGGCTAGGCTCGTGGTGATGGTCGGCGACAAGGCTAAAGAAGCCGGTTTAAACGCCGGGATAATTGCTCGCAGATTAGCCACCATATGCAGAGGCAAGGCTGGAGGCTCCGTAAGGCTGGGCCAAGGAGGAGGGCTAGACGCTTCTAGAATACCTAGTGAAAAGGAAGTTTTAGAGGAGGTATTGAAAATTAAAGCTGGAAGGCCTTCCTGA